In the genome of Terribacillus sp. FSL K6-0262, one region contains:
- a CDS encoding SDR family NAD(P)-dependent oxidoreductase, which yields MFKLDERVAIVTGSGSAKGIGRTIALTLAKQGAKVVIADLNKEGIEETVAVVTEAGGTALGVEVNVTDKASVDAMVEKTLEAFGRIDILVNNAGISQKVTVEEMTLTDITKIFNVNMFGLFLCTQAVLEPMRKQKYGRIISLSSVSAKRGGGVFGGAHYSASKAAVLGFSKNLAREVGLDGITVNCVAPGLVNTDIWKSLPQEDALQVISGIPLGRPGETKEIASAVAFLASEESSYITGEEIDINGGSHMD from the coding sequence ATGTTCAAATTAGATGAAAGAGTCGCAATCGTTACAGGCAGTGGATCTGCAAAAGGAATCGGCAGGACTATCGCATTGACACTTGCCAAGCAAGGGGCAAAGGTGGTCATCGCCGACTTGAATAAAGAAGGCATCGAGGAGACGGTGGCTGTCGTCACAGAAGCTGGCGGAACAGCACTTGGAGTGGAAGTCAATGTGACGGATAAAGCTTCAGTCGATGCCATGGTGGAAAAAACGCTTGAAGCCTTCGGCCGGATTGATATTCTCGTCAACAATGCCGGGATTTCCCAGAAGGTGACAGTGGAAGAAATGACGCTGACCGATATCACCAAAATATTCAACGTCAATATGTTTGGCTTGTTCTTATGCACACAAGCGGTATTGGAGCCAATGCGTAAGCAAAAATACGGACGCATCATCAGCCTTTCTTCCGTGTCTGCCAAACGAGGCGGGGGTGTATTCGGCGGAGCGCATTATTCCGCATCCAAAGCGGCAGTGCTTGGCTTCTCCAAAAACTTGGCACGGGAAGTAGGTTTGGATGGCATTACCGTCAATTGTGTTGCGCCGGGATTGGTGAATACGGATATTTGGAAGTCGCTCCCGCAGGAAGATGCACTCCAGGTCATTTCTGGTATCCCGCTGGGCAGACCGGGGGAGACGAAAGAAATCGCCTCTGCTGTCGCATTCCTCGCCTCGGAAGAATCCTCGTATATAACCGGGGAAGAAATCGATATCAACGGTGGCTCGCATATGGACTGA
- a CDS encoding transketolase C-terminal domain-containing protein → MSATKKAVEKKATRAAFGDEIVRLGEENEDIYVVDIDIGKSCKTDKFIAAYPMQHINVGIAEQNGAGIAAGLATTGKIPFISTYAVFGSLRMAEQIRQEVCYPNLNVKIACSHGGLTPGNDGGSHQAIEDMGVMRSFPNMTVIMGADYHSTRKLIAEAAAMYGPVYLRFTRDAVPMIYDENETFEIGKAKQLREGEDIAIIANGDTVHIAMSAAEQLEEKGVSVKLLDMHTIKPLDTEAVKECIGIGKIITVEDHNILNGLGSAVAEVIAEEGKGRLARIGVQDRFGESAPYGKLLEINGITVENIVATATELLTN, encoded by the coding sequence ATGAGTGCAACCAAGAAAGCAGTCGAGAAAAAGGCTACCAGGGCAGCGTTCGGAGACGAGATTGTCCGCTTGGGTGAAGAGAATGAAGATATTTATGTGGTGGATATCGATATCGGAAAGTCCTGTAAGACAGATAAATTCATTGCCGCATACCCGATGCAGCATATCAATGTCGGGATTGCCGAGCAAAACGGTGCCGGTATCGCAGCCGGTCTTGCAACGACAGGGAAGATCCCGTTCATCAGTACGTATGCGGTGTTCGGATCGCTGCGTATGGCTGAGCAGATCCGTCAGGAAGTTTGCTATCCGAACCTGAATGTGAAAATCGCCTGCTCCCATGGCGGTTTGACACCTGGTAATGACGGCGGCAGCCACCAAGCGATCGAGGATATGGGTGTGATGCGTTCCTTCCCGAATATGACGGTGATCATGGGGGCGGATTATCATTCCACCCGCAAACTGATTGCCGAAGCTGCAGCGATGTACGGGCCGGTTTACCTGCGCTTCACTCGTGATGCAGTCCCGATGATCTATGACGAAAACGAAACATTCGAGATCGGTAAAGCAAAGCAGCTGCGCGAGGGAGAAGATATTGCCATCATCGCCAATGGTGACACCGTTCATATAGCGATGAGTGCTGCAGAGCAGCTGGAGGAGAAGGGGGTATCGGTCAAATTACTCGACATGCACACAATCAAGCCGCTTGATACGGAAGCAGTGAAGGAATGCATCGGCATCGGAAAAATCATTACAGTGGAAGATCATAATATCCTCAATGGACTGGGAAGTGCAGTGGCGGAAGTCATTGCCGAAGAAGGGAAAGGGCGCCTTGCGCGAATCGGTGTGCAGGATAGATTCGGTGAATCCGCCCCATACGGGAAGCTTCTTGAAATCAATGGCATCACCGTCGAAAACATTGTCGCGACAGCAACCGAATTATTGACAAATTAA
- a CDS encoding transketolase produces the protein MQRTSVEELKQRAIELRKTAVTMVYEAQSGHPGGSLSAADVIAALYFREMNVDPANPKWEDRDRFVLSKGHVAPIQYAALALRGFVSNESVYTLRQYGSPFQGHPDMKKCPGIDISTGSLGQGLSCAVGMAIAGQRDEKDYRVFAMVGDGECQEGQIWEAIQAAVKYKLDNLIVFVDNNRLQIDGFCEDVMPLLDLEKKFDAFGFDTTRIDGHSMEQIVETLDTFAKHKNGKPKCIVCDTVKGKGVSYMEDQAAWHGTAPNKEEFELAIKELEGGLPV, from the coding sequence ATGCAGCGAACGAGTGTAGAAGAGTTGAAACAACGTGCGATTGAATTACGCAAAACAGCAGTCACGATGGTGTATGAAGCTCAATCGGGGCATCCAGGTGGTTCGTTGTCGGCTGCGGATGTTATAGCTGCGTTATATTTCAGGGAGATGAATGTAGATCCGGCCAATCCAAAATGGGAGGATCGCGATCGATTTGTCTTATCCAAAGGACATGTAGCACCAATACAGTATGCGGCTTTGGCGTTACGAGGCTTTGTGTCAAATGAAAGCGTATACACATTGCGCCAGTACGGCTCGCCATTCCAGGGTCATCCGGATATGAAGAAATGTCCGGGGATTGATATATCGACGGGGTCGTTAGGGCAAGGTCTCTCCTGTGCTGTCGGCATGGCGATTGCGGGTCAGCGTGATGAAAAGGATTATCGCGTATTCGCCATGGTCGGGGACGGGGAATGCCAGGAAGGTCAGATTTGGGAAGCGATTCAAGCCGCTGTCAAATATAAGCTGGATAACTTGATCGTTTTCGTTGATAACAACCGCCTGCAGATCGATGGTTTCTGTGAAGATGTCATGCCGCTGCTTGATTTGGAGAAGAAATTCGACGCATTCGGCTTTGATACGACACGTATCGACGGGCACAGCATGGAGCAGATCGTGGAAACATTGGATACCTTTGCGAAACATAAGAACGGAAAGCCGAAGTGTATCGTGTGCGATACGGTAAAAGGAAAGGGTGTCTCCTACATGGAGGATCAAGCTGCGTGGCATGGTACAGCACCGAATAAAGAAGAATTCGAGTTGGCGATCAAGGAACTGGAAGGAGGCTTGCCGGTATGA
- a CDS encoding DNA-binding protein, translating into MDFFWIGMGLAAFGYFIGNGLKNFKNPGASFRFEDEYPVLIKEKDLHTYLNLSKAEVADLLAKHPNAPKIELNGTSYYPYQQFMKWITSTEIYQGEENKKS; encoded by the coding sequence ATGGATTTCTTCTGGATTGGTATGGGGCTGGCAGCATTCGGCTACTTTATCGGTAATGGGTTGAAGAATTTTAAAAATCCGGGAGCTTCGTTTCGGTTCGAAGACGAATATCCCGTTTTAATCAAGGAAAAGGATTTGCATACATATTTGAATCTCAGTAAGGCTGAGGTTGCCGATTTACTTGCCAAGCATCCCAATGCACCTAAAATTGAATTGAATGGGACATCGTATTATCCATACCAGCAATTTATGAAATGGATAACTTCCACTGAAATTTATCAAGGGGAAGAGAATAAAAAATCGTGA
- a CDS encoding YesK family protein, which produces MGFWIMVVLFSAIIIGISMIFKNKKPVMFIIPSGFAIVGMVLLILSFIIGDFSGMGMTMYSIALLISSAAALIVITFFGFLKSA; this is translated from the coding sequence ATGGGTTTCTGGATTATGGTAGTTCTTTTTAGTGCAATTATCATTGGTATTTCAATGATCTTTAAAAATAAGAAACCTGTAATGTTCATCATTCCATCCGGTTTTGCGATCGTAGGCATGGTTTTACTGATTCTTAGTTTCATAATTGGCGACTTTAGCGGAATGGGAATGACAATGTACAGCATAGCTTTGCTGATCTCTTCCGCAGCTGCATTGATTGTTATCACTTTCTTTGGCTTTTTGAAGAGCGCATAA
- a CDS encoding YitT family protein — translation MSKIRKRNRSKLFMLLRGLAVILGGFIAAYGLETVLIPNNVSDGGVTGISIVISQLAGLPLGVLIALINLPFVWLGYKQIGKSFAIYSVIGIASLSVGTALMHHMPAIIEGDTLLVTVVGGIILGFGMGLALRNGGAVDGIDMLAVLLARKLPFGTSDLILFLNLFVFIFVSTVFGLTGAILSAIAYFIASKVIHIVEEGLSGSKTFKIITTEPKLMVETIRDRLGRSATYKEAYGGYTHEKFMEITCVINRLEESKLKEIIKDIDEGAFVTIYDVAEVKGGNFRKSDIH, via the coding sequence ATGAGCAAAATCAGAAAACGTAACCGTAGTAAGTTATTCATGCTGTTACGGGGATTAGCCGTCATCCTCGGGGGATTCATCGCAGCATACGGCCTGGAAACCGTGTTGATCCCTAATAATGTATCGGACGGAGGCGTCACTGGTATCAGTATCGTCATTTCCCAATTGGCGGGACTGCCGCTGGGAGTACTGATTGCATTAATCAATCTTCCATTTGTATGGTTGGGCTATAAACAGATAGGGAAAAGCTTCGCGATTTATTCGGTCATCGGAATCGCATCATTATCGGTGGGGACTGCGCTTATGCATCATATGCCGGCCATCATCGAGGGAGATACCCTGCTTGTCACCGTTGTCGGAGGTATCATCCTAGGTTTCGGTATGGGTCTTGCTTTACGTAACGGCGGAGCCGTGGACGGCATCGATATGCTGGCTGTGCTGCTGGCACGAAAGTTACCGTTCGGGACAAGTGATTTGATCCTATTCCTTAATTTATTTGTCTTCATCTTTGTATCCACTGTATTCGGTCTGACAGGAGCCATCCTCTCAGCAATCGCCTACTTTATCGCATCCAAGGTCATCCACATTGTTGAAGAAGGTCTCAGCGGTTCCAAAACCTTCAAGATCATTACAACCGAGCCTAAATTGATGGTGGAAACCATCCGAGACAGGCTGGGAAGAAGTGCAACCTACAAGGAAGCATACGGCGGCTATACACATGAGAAATTCATGGAAATCACATGTGTCATCAACCGTCTGGAAGAAAGCAAGCTCAAGGAAATCATCAAGGACATTGATGAAGGAGCTTTCGTTACGATTTATGATGTAGCGGAAGTCAAGGGCGGGAACTTTAGGAAGAGTGATATTCACTAA